A region from the Sandaracinus amylolyticus genome encodes:
- the prmC gene encoding peptide chain release factor N(5)-glutamine methyltransferase has protein sequence MNQHSERWTIRRVVKWSADDFASRGIESARLDAELLVAHALGLDRVKLYMDLDRPLAPDELTKIRELVLRRRKREPVAYILGRREFFGRGFEVSPAVLIPRPDTETLIEAALERLPEDASGAVLDLCTGSGAIAVTLAAERTGIEVDATDLSEAALEVAKKNASKLGVAERVRFHHGDLFAALPSPREYALIACNPPYIAEHERATLAPDVAQHEPGMALFSGPEGLDVLHRLCAEAPKWLAPGASILIEVGAGQAPAVIALLERAGLVEGRAHQDLGGHERVVEARRARSGSRAAT, from the coding sequence ATGAATCAGCACTCTGAGCGCTGGACGATCCGCCGCGTCGTGAAGTGGAGCGCCGACGACTTCGCGTCCCGCGGCATCGAGTCGGCGCGCCTCGACGCCGAGCTGCTCGTCGCGCACGCGCTCGGGCTCGATCGCGTGAAGCTCTACATGGATCTCGATCGTCCGCTCGCGCCCGACGAGCTGACGAAGATCCGCGAGCTCGTGCTGCGGCGTCGGAAGCGCGAGCCGGTCGCGTACATCCTCGGGCGCCGCGAATTCTTCGGGCGCGGCTTCGAGGTCTCACCCGCGGTGCTGATCCCGCGGCCCGACACCGAGACGCTGATCGAGGCGGCGCTCGAGCGTCTGCCCGAGGACGCGAGCGGCGCGGTGCTCGACCTCTGCACCGGCAGCGGCGCGATCGCGGTGACGCTCGCTGCCGAGCGCACCGGCATCGAGGTCGACGCGACCGACCTCAGCGAGGCGGCGCTCGAGGTCGCGAAGAAGAACGCGTCGAAGCTCGGCGTCGCGGAGCGGGTGCGCTTTCATCACGGCGATCTCTTCGCGGCGCTCCCGAGCCCGCGCGAGTACGCGCTTATCGCCTGCAACCCGCCGTACATCGCGGAGCACGAGCGCGCGACGCTCGCGCCCGACGTCGCGCAGCACGAGCCCGGGATGGCGCTCTTCAGCGGGCCCGAAGGGCTCGACGTGCTCCATCGGTTGTGCGCGGAGGCCCCGAAGTGGCTCGCGCCCGGCGCGTCGATCCTGATCGAGGTCGGCGCGGGACAAGCGCCGGCGGTGATCGCGCTGCTCGAGCGCGCGGGGCTCGTCGAGGGCAGGGCGCACCAGGATCTCGGCGGGCACGAGCGCGTCGTCGAAGCGCGGCGCGCTCGAAGCGGATCGCGCGCTGCGACGTAG
- a CDS encoding DUF547 domain-containing protein produces MRALLIAMVVSLVPSVASALDVEPWDRVLRAHARNEGFDYAGLARDEAGRRDLATFLESVATMREDEPLSSWLNAYDAIVVSEIVERWPLESVMRVPGFFDRERHRVAGRERTLDDVEHRVIRARFRDARVHAALVCGARSCPALHPRAFRESDLDATLDRLTRAWMVSDRGLRVEGGTVRASAILTWYRADFERDGGGSVLGWLRRYAPERVRGISDGTAVGELGYDWSVNQARALR; encoded by the coding sequence GTGCGCGCGCTGCTGATCGCGATGGTGGTGTCGCTGGTGCCGAGCGTGGCGTCGGCGCTCGACGTCGAGCCCTGGGATCGCGTGCTGCGCGCCCACGCGCGGAACGAGGGCTTCGACTACGCGGGGCTCGCGCGCGACGAGGCGGGCCGTCGCGACCTCGCGACGTTCCTCGAGAGCGTCGCGACGATGCGCGAGGACGAGCCGCTCTCGTCGTGGCTCAACGCGTACGACGCGATCGTGGTGAGCGAGATCGTGGAGCGCTGGCCGCTCGAGAGCGTGATGCGCGTGCCGGGGTTCTTCGATCGCGAGCGACATCGCGTCGCGGGTCGGGAGAGGACGCTCGACGACGTCGAGCATCGCGTCATCCGCGCGCGGTTCCGTGACGCGCGCGTGCATGCCGCGCTCGTGTGTGGTGCGCGATCGTGTCCGGCGCTCCATCCGCGCGCGTTCCGCGAGAGCGATCTCGACGCGACGCTCGATCGCCTGACGCGCGCGTGGATGGTGAGCGATCGCGGGCTGCGCGTCGAGGGCGGGACCGTGAGGGCATCGGCGATCCTCACGTGGTACCGCGCGGACTTCGAGCGCGACGGCGGCGGCAGCGTGCTCGGGTGGCTCCGTCGGTACGCGCCGGAGCGGGTCCGGGGGATCTCGGATGGGACCGCGGTGGGGGAGCTCGGTTACGACTGGTCGGTGAATCAGGCGCGAGCGCTCCGGTGA